The following coding sequences lie in one Alloacidobacterium dinghuense genomic window:
- the treY gene encoding malto-oligosyltrehalose synthase encodes MSDIKECIDQVVHSDARAPLSTYRVQMHSQFTFADAQKILPYLERLGISDLYSSPIFEARPGSQHGYDVIRHDRLNPELGGDDGFSELSCALRVANMGLLLDIVPNHMGISNNSVWWQDVLENGRASEHATFFDIEWEPLKPDMRGKLLLPILGKQYGEELEDKKIQVAFEDGHSRIRYYEHIFPIAPRTIPLLFPEEDDSKDGVPQSFRDLLKELAHIPPHDTADPNLAIQRRAQLADLRPRLQQALLSAELQPALKRAEERVNGVEGKPESFDLLHALLEIQPYRLAYWRVSGEEINYRRFFDVNDLVGLRMEDPEAFAQTHSLVRKLLATQQVTGLRIDHCDGMFNPRQYLIRLQLLYVASQCAGPTAKDPVGENGIELEIREALHGYDWTESRGPLYTVVEKVLEPREALPREWPVSGTTGYDFLHLVNHVFIQPQNETRFDALYTKILGREVDPSELIYRSKLQVMQTSLASEVYVLINLLNHLASNDRRARDFTESILESVIRETIACFAVYRTYFDDRGQYTERDIAFIAQAIWRAKYRNPDIDVSAFEFLQNTLLLGDPNDEKYPARLYFALKFQQLTGPVMAKGVEDTAFYVYTRFLSANEVGSSIKAFGISSDLFHATNQDRLLNTPDTMLATSTHDTKRSEDVRNRLNVLSEMPTQWSSIIRRWVRMNARHKGKLADGRIAPDANEEYLIYQTIIGAWPWQMETMDDREDFLERVKQYCAKALNEAKVNLSWINPNPAYLEAVNNFLTAILLPEERARETRFVQTLKAVLPALQLFGAVNSLAQVVLKIASPGVPDFYQGSELWDLSLVDPDNRRPVDYALRQQTLDGLLELHEREGAAAVCSEVLRTLHDGRIKLWTMHRALCTRRELHSVFRHGEYIPLNVEQEKHSNAIAFLRQSRSTKRSVLIVVPRFACSLTHAKPHLPLAEVWDKAVLSIPDQTLREFINVFTGKEIQADETCRLNLSDIFADFPVAMLVSKA; translated from the coding sequence ATGTCTGACATCAAGGAATGCATTGATCAGGTAGTGCACAGCGACGCACGCGCGCCTCTATCGACCTATCGCGTGCAGATGCACTCTCAATTCACGTTTGCCGACGCGCAAAAGATTCTGCCGTACCTCGAACGGCTTGGGATCAGCGACCTGTACAGCTCACCCATTTTCGAAGCTCGCCCGGGAAGCCAACATGGATATGACGTGATCCGGCACGATCGCCTGAATCCGGAACTTGGCGGCGACGATGGCTTCAGCGAGCTTTCTTGCGCACTGCGCGTAGCCAACATGGGCCTGCTGCTCGATATCGTGCCCAACCACATGGGCATTAGTAACAACTCGGTGTGGTGGCAGGACGTGTTGGAAAATGGTCGCGCTTCAGAACATGCAACTTTTTTCGATATCGAATGGGAGCCGCTCAAGCCCGACATGCGCGGCAAACTCCTGCTTCCTATTCTTGGCAAACAGTACGGCGAGGAGCTTGAGGACAAAAAGATCCAGGTCGCTTTTGAAGATGGCCACTCTCGCATTCGTTACTACGAACACATATTTCCGATCGCTCCGCGCACCATTCCGCTGCTTTTTCCCGAAGAAGACGACAGCAAAGACGGCGTACCGCAATCGTTTCGCGATCTGCTGAAAGAGCTGGCTCACATTCCTCCGCACGACACAGCGGACCCGAATCTTGCAATACAGCGTCGCGCGCAGCTGGCCGATCTTCGCCCCCGGCTGCAGCAAGCGCTGCTGTCGGCTGAGCTGCAACCGGCCCTCAAACGGGCTGAAGAGCGCGTGAACGGAGTCGAAGGCAAGCCTGAGAGCTTCGATCTGCTTCATGCCCTGCTTGAAATCCAGCCCTACAGGCTTGCGTACTGGCGCGTATCGGGGGAAGAGATCAACTACCGCCGCTTTTTCGATGTTAACGATCTGGTTGGCCTGCGCATGGAAGATCCCGAAGCTTTTGCGCAGACGCACTCACTCGTTCGTAAGCTACTGGCAACGCAACAGGTCACCGGCTTACGCATCGATCACTGCGATGGCATGTTCAATCCGCGCCAATATCTCATCCGGCTGCAGTTGCTTTATGTCGCCAGCCAGTGCGCGGGGCCAACGGCAAAAGATCCAGTTGGCGAAAACGGAATTGAACTGGAGATACGCGAGGCGCTCCACGGCTATGACTGGACAGAGAGCCGGGGGCCACTCTATACGGTGGTCGAAAAGGTCCTTGAGCCGCGAGAAGCTCTTCCCCGCGAGTGGCCGGTGAGCGGAACGACCGGATACGACTTCCTTCACCTCGTAAATCATGTTTTCATCCAGCCGCAGAATGAGACACGTTTTGATGCGCTCTACACGAAGATCCTGGGACGTGAAGTTGATCCCAGCGAGCTGATTTATCGCTCCAAGCTGCAGGTCATGCAGACGTCGCTGGCCAGTGAAGTGTATGTACTCATCAATCTGCTCAATCATCTGGCATCGAACGATCGCAGAGCGCGTGACTTCACCGAGAGCATACTCGAAAGCGTCATCCGCGAGACGATCGCATGCTTCGCCGTGTATCGAACGTACTTTGATGATCGCGGCCAATACACGGAGCGCGACATTGCCTTCATTGCTCAGGCAATCTGGCGCGCAAAGTATCGCAACCCGGATATCGACGTGTCCGCTTTCGAATTCCTCCAGAACACGCTTTTGCTGGGAGATCCGAACGACGAGAAATATCCTGCGCGCCTTTATTTCGCGTTGAAGTTTCAGCAACTCACCGGCCCGGTAATGGCAAAGGGTGTCGAAGACACGGCCTTCTACGTCTACACTCGATTTCTCTCGGCAAATGAAGTTGGCAGTTCGATCAAGGCCTTCGGCATTTCCAGCGATCTCTTCCACGCCACCAATCAGGATCGCCTGCTGAACACGCCCGATACCATGCTGGCGACGTCAACCCATGACACGAAGCGGAGCGAGGATGTGCGCAACCGTCTCAACGTGCTTTCTGAAATGCCCACGCAATGGTCTTCCATCATCCGGCGCTGGGTCCGCATGAACGCGAGGCACAAGGGCAAGCTGGCGGATGGCCGCATCGCTCCCGATGCGAATGAGGAATACCTGATCTACCAGACCATCATTGGTGCGTGGCCGTGGCAGATGGAAACGATGGATGATCGTGAAGATTTTCTGGAGCGGGTCAAACAATACTGCGCAAAGGCCCTGAATGAAGCCAAAGTCAATCTCAGCTGGATCAATCCGAACCCGGCATATCTTGAAGCAGTGAACAACTTCCTGACTGCGATTCTGCTGCCGGAAGAACGCGCGCGGGAAACACGTTTCGTACAAACACTGAAGGCGGTCCTTCCCGCGCTGCAACTCTTCGGAGCGGTCAACTCACTTGCGCAGGTGGTGCTCAAGATTGCATCTCCGGGCGTGCCCGACTTTTATCAGGGCAGCGAACTTTGGGATCTGAGTCTCGTCGATCCTGATAACCGTCGTCCTGTCGATTACGCCCTCCGACAACAGACTCTCGATGGATTGCTGGAACTGCACGAGCGAGAAGGAGCTGCAGCCGTTTGCTCCGAGGTATTGCGCACTTTACATGATGGCCGCATCAAGCTGTGGACCATGCATCGGGCCCTTTGCACACGACGCGAACTTCATTCTGTTTTCCGTCATGGTGAATACATTCCGCTGAACGTCGAGCAGGAAAAGCACTCAAATGCCATCGCTTTTCTCCGCCAGAGCCGAAGCACGAAGCGATCCGTTCTCATTGTGGTTCCGCGCTTCGCATGTTCCCTGACACATGCCAAACCACATCTGCCGCTCGCAGAGGTATGGGATAAGGCTGTGCTTTCGATTCCGGATCAGACTTTGAGAGAGTTCATCAATGTATTCACCGGGAAGGAGATTCAGGCAGACGAGACATGTCGCCTCAATCTCAGCGACATTTTCGCTGACTTCCCCGTAGCGATGCTGGTCAGTAAAGCATGA
- the malQ gene encoding 4-alpha-glucanotransferase: MSFERSSGILLHITSLPSYGGIGDLGPAAYQFADFLAAAKQRLWQVLPLSPTGYGSSPYAALSAFAGNPLLVSLEKLADWGWIEGKRIADLPGRSGNIHFDDVEKKKMPLLVEAARNFLQRHEELHLSAQWTRFDAYCRTNATWLNNYAHYNVLRRKFSLACWNEWRNEYAYHEPDAISLLEKESGEELAIEQVIQFAFEEQWMALRAYCAERDIRFIGDVAIFVSYDSADVWTQRDIFDLNEDLSPIRVSGVPPDYFSATGQRWGNPLYKWDVLEERGFDWWIDRIRRAHSLYDVIRLDHFRGFEAYWSIPAEDDTAVNGEWVKAPGAALFSRLREALGELPFIAEDLGLITPEVDALREQFNLPGMRILQFGFSNRGAHNYLPHRYEKNTVVYTGTHDNDTTRGWWENGATKVEKGAVKTYVHPGTREGVVWPLIRAASTSVADICLFPLQDILELGSEARMNVPSRSGDNWGWRCPEGMLTPELAKKLGDLTLVADRDRVQEEEKSEAAQK, from the coding sequence ATGTCATTTGAGCGGTCATCGGGAATACTGCTGCACATCACTTCGCTGCCTTCTTATGGCGGCATTGGGGACCTTGGTCCTGCCGCATATCAGTTTGCGGACTTTCTCGCCGCGGCGAAGCAGCGGCTGTGGCAGGTGCTTCCCCTCAGCCCGACAGGATATGGCAGCTCGCCCTATGCGGCGCTCTCCGCGTTTGCCGGCAATCCTTTGCTCGTGAGTCTTGAGAAGCTGGCTGATTGGGGATGGATCGAGGGCAAGCGCATCGCCGATCTGCCGGGGCGTTCAGGCAACATCCATTTCGATGACGTAGAGAAGAAGAAAATGCCGCTGCTGGTGGAAGCAGCACGGAATTTTCTGCAGCGGCATGAGGAACTGCATTTGTCTGCGCAGTGGACGCGCTTCGATGCCTACTGCAGAACGAATGCCACATGGCTAAACAATTACGCACACTACAACGTGCTGCGGCGGAAGTTCAGCCTGGCCTGCTGGAATGAATGGCGGAACGAGTACGCATATCACGAGCCAGATGCGATTTCGCTTCTGGAGAAAGAAAGCGGCGAAGAGCTGGCCATTGAGCAGGTCATTCAGTTTGCCTTCGAGGAGCAATGGATGGCATTGCGAGCCTATTGCGCGGAGCGGGATATCCGTTTTATTGGAGATGTCGCCATTTTTGTGAGTTACGACAGCGCGGATGTCTGGACCCAGCGGGATATCTTCGACCTGAATGAGGATCTCTCGCCGATTCGCGTTTCGGGCGTGCCGCCTGACTACTTCAGCGCGACTGGGCAACGGTGGGGGAATCCTCTGTATAAGTGGGATGTGCTGGAGGAGCGCGGGTTTGATTGGTGGATCGATCGCATTCGTCGGGCCCACTCGCTTTACGATGTGATTCGGCTGGATCACTTCCGCGGCTTTGAGGCGTACTGGTCGATTCCGGCTGAAGACGATACGGCGGTCAATGGCGAATGGGTGAAGGCTCCCGGAGCAGCTTTGTTTTCAAGGCTGCGGGAGGCGCTCGGCGAGCTTCCTTTCATTGCCGAAGATCTCGGATTGATTACGCCGGAAGTGGATGCTTTGCGCGAACAGTTCAATCTGCCGGGAATGCGGATTCTTCAGTTCGGGTTTTCAAATCGCGGAGCGCACAACTATCTGCCGCATCGTTACGAGAAGAACACCGTCGTGTACACCGGCACGCATGATAACGACACGACCCGCGGCTGGTGGGAGAATGGCGCGACCAAGGTTGAGAAAGGAGCGGTGAAGACGTATGTGCATCCAGGAACCCGCGAAGGAGTAGTGTGGCCGCTGATTCGCGCTGCTTCGACTTCAGTTGCCGATATCTGCCTCTTTCCGCTGCAGGACATTCTGGAGCTTGGCTCAGAGGCCCGGATGAATGTGCCATCTCGCTCAGGGGACAACTGGGGCTGGCGTTGCCCCGAGGGAATGCTGACGCCGGAACTCGCGAAAAAGCTGGGAGATCTCACCCTCGTTGCGGATCGTGATCGCGTTCAAGAGGAAGAAAAGAGCGAAGCTGCTCAGAAGTAA
- a CDS encoding peptidylprolyl isomerase: MIRFLQKDSRTVKAIFIVIISVACITMVITLVPGIFSDSTSSSDTYATIRGAGFFGRIFGSTDDVTTQEVQQLAQRMMQRQQLPDFVLPFMMQRVGQGLIQQHIELQEAGRLGVNVTDEDLRAFLRTGTWGQVLFPNGHYVGDEQYASLVSQNFGISREMFEKELKKELQENRLRSFVTAGVTVSDQQVRDSYVQQATKIKFDYAVVSADDLRKTINPTDTELQAFFKQNTTRYAKAIPETRKIEYVAFTTANLPGGAPQVTDAEVQQYYNQHQSDYKVEDQVKVRHILIKVDPNADAKADAAAKEKAEDILKQLHNGGNFADLAKKNSDDPGSKEQGGELGFIKHGVTVPEFDKAAFALQPGQTSDLVRTKFGYHIIQTEEKQTAHTRSLDEVKPTIVAVLTRQKEAQAQQAFAQQLASEAQKSGMAQTAAAHHLQVVTTDYLAQNAIIPTLADGSQMLTSAFSAKQGAAPAVASTGDGFAIFEVQDVHAAHAPTFDEYKSHILDDFRDDQLPQLLTRKTNELADKAKAENDLAKAAKEVGATMKSSDLVGRDAQVPDVGQLSSTAPTLFDLNVGQISQPINSQRTGVVAKLTEKQQPTPDEIQKNFEQTRDALLNQRREDMFSVFVTNLTDQYQKEGRIRVNKRMQQQPGLPGAPQS; the protein is encoded by the coding sequence ATGATTCGTTTTCTTCAGAAAGACAGCCGCACGGTGAAGGCGATCTTCATCGTCATTATTTCCGTTGCCTGCATCACCATGGTCATCACGCTCGTTCCGGGCATCTTCAGTGATTCGACTTCGAGTTCCGATACTTACGCGACGATTCGCGGAGCCGGTTTCTTCGGCCGCATCTTTGGTTCGACGGACGACGTTACCACACAGGAAGTGCAGCAGCTTGCGCAGCGCATGATGCAGCGTCAGCAGTTGCCTGATTTTGTGCTGCCCTTCATGATGCAGCGCGTCGGGCAGGGCCTCATTCAGCAGCACATTGAGTTGCAGGAAGCGGGCCGTCTGGGAGTGAATGTGACGGATGAGGATCTGCGCGCATTTCTGAGGACCGGAACCTGGGGCCAGGTGCTCTTTCCGAACGGACACTATGTCGGCGATGAGCAGTATGCGAGTCTCGTCTCGCAGAACTTCGGCATCTCGCGCGAGATGTTTGAGAAAGAACTGAAAAAGGAGCTGCAGGAAAACCGGCTCCGGTCATTTGTAACTGCGGGTGTTACGGTTTCCGACCAGCAGGTGCGCGATTCCTACGTACAGCAGGCGACGAAGATCAAGTTTGACTACGCGGTAGTGAGCGCGGACGACCTGCGGAAGACCATCAATCCCACCGACACCGAATTGCAGGCCTTCTTCAAGCAGAACACGACGCGGTATGCGAAGGCGATTCCGGAGACGCGGAAGATTGAGTACGTCGCATTCACGACCGCGAATCTGCCCGGCGGCGCTCCGCAGGTGACTGATGCCGAGGTGCAACAGTACTACAACCAGCACCAGAGCGACTACAAGGTCGAAGACCAGGTAAAAGTGCGGCACATCCTGATCAAGGTTGATCCGAATGCCGATGCGAAGGCGGATGCCGCGGCGAAGGAGAAGGCAGAAGACATCCTCAAGCAGCTTCACAATGGCGGCAACTTCGCGGATCTTGCTAAGAAGAATTCCGATGATCCGGGCAGCAAGGAGCAGGGCGGCGAGCTTGGCTTCATCAAGCATGGCGTCACCGTGCCGGAGTTCGACAAGGCGGCCTTCGCACTGCAGCCGGGACAGACTTCCGACCTGGTGCGCACGAAGTTCGGCTACCACATCATTCAAACGGAGGAGAAGCAGACGGCGCATACGCGTTCGCTGGATGAGGTGAAGCCGACGATTGTGGCCGTGTTGACGCGCCAGAAGGAAGCGCAGGCGCAACAGGCATTCGCTCAGCAACTGGCAAGCGAGGCGCAGAAGAGCGGCATGGCGCAGACGGCGGCTGCCCATCATCTGCAGGTGGTGACGACCGATTATCTCGCGCAGAATGCGATCATTCCTACGCTGGCCGACGGATCGCAGATGCTGACAAGCGCATTTTCAGCCAAGCAGGGCGCTGCTCCCGCGGTTGCGTCTACCGGCGATGGCTTCGCGATCTTTGAGGTGCAGGATGTGCACGCAGCGCATGCCCCGACGTTCGATGAGTACAAGTCGCATATTCTTGACGACTTTCGTGATGACCAGCTGCCGCAGCTGCTGACGCGCAAAACCAATGAGCTTGCGGATAAGGCGAAAGCTGAGAACGATCTGGCGAAGGCCGCAAAGGAAGTCGGCGCGACGATGAAGAGCAGCGACCTGGTGGGTCGCGACGCTCAGGTTCCCGATGTGGGCCAGTTGTCGTCTACGGCTCCGACTCTGTTCGATCTGAACGTTGGACAGATCAGCCAGCCGATCAATAGCCAGCGCACCGGAGTCGTTGCGAAGCTGACGGAAAAGCAACAGCCGACGCCGGATGAGATTCAGAAGAATTTCGAACAGACGCGCGATGCACTTCTCAATCAGAGGCGTGAGGATATGTTCTCGGTCTTTGTGACGAACCTGACGGACCAGTACCAGAAGGAAGGCCGTATCCGCGTGAATAAGCGGATGCAGCAGCAGCCTGGATTGCCGGGAGCGCCACAATCGTAA
- a CDS encoding metallophosphoesterase yields MEVIAAEKERLLTRRQFLGISGLSVVGLAFYAGEIARHELDIVKRTIVIPGLPESFKGFRIVQISDIHFKEFTEASFLKLVLHEVNGLKPDLVALTGDFVSYGPIARYRSIGWAYECGELLTRIECPLRYAVLGNHDCIVSEAAAGDALTCHGIPLLENAAIPLEREGKRIWLAGVTDALESHIRPDFNRAIPKTAIRDDERVILLAHEPDILPTVAKYDVDLMLSGHTHGGQVRIPFLPPVQLPPLGKEYIEGHFQVGRTQLYVNRGIGTTGLPFRFNCPPEITVITLG; encoded by the coding sequence ATGGAAGTTATTGCCGCTGAGAAGGAACGCCTTCTTACCCGACGACAATTCCTGGGAATATCCGGTCTTTCAGTGGTCGGCCTTGCCTTCTATGCGGGCGAGATTGCGCGGCATGAACTCGATATCGTTAAGCGCACAATTGTGATTCCGGGGCTGCCGGAGAGCTTCAAAGGCTTTCGCATTGTGCAGATCTCGGATATCCACTTCAAGGAATTTACCGAGGCGTCGTTCCTTAAGCTGGTGCTGCATGAGGTGAATGGGCTCAAGCCCGATCTTGTAGCGCTGACTGGCGATTTTGTGAGCTACGGGCCGATTGCCCGGTATCGGTCGATTGGCTGGGCCTATGAGTGCGGCGAGTTGCTGACACGGATCGAATGTCCGCTGCGCTATGCCGTGCTGGGAAACCATGACTGCATCGTGAGTGAAGCTGCGGCTGGGGATGCTTTGACCTGCCACGGCATTCCGTTGCTGGAAAATGCGGCAATACCGCTGGAGCGCGAGGGCAAGCGCATCTGGCTGGCAGGGGTTACCGATGCGTTGGAGAGCCATATTCGCCCGGACTTTAATAGAGCCATTCCAAAGACCGCGATCAGGGACGACGAGCGCGTGATTTTGCTGGCGCATGAGCCGGATATCCTGCCGACTGTAGCAAAATATGATGTCGATCTGATGCTCTCAGGGCACACGCATGGAGGGCAGGTGCGGATTCCGTTTCTGCCGCCGGTGCAGCTACCCCCGCTGGGCAAGGAATATATTGAGGGACATTTTCAGGTTGGGCGCACGCAGCTGTATGTGAACCGAGGAATCGGCACGACAGGGCTGCCGTTCCGCTTTAACTGTCCGCCGGAAATCACTGTAATTACACTGGGTTAG
- a CDS encoding glycoside hydrolase family 3 N-terminal domain-containing protein — MRANGIFFVLLLVAGPLSAQTSSVQDSQPPYKQQNLPTEDRIHDLVSRMTLEEKARQLDMYAGVPDLIDKATDKTHAAPGATFQPAPAEKLLGNLGVGSIHDLYPSAALANSIQKWVMQHSRLGIPALFIEEGLHGYSDGTVFPAPINLAATWNTNIARQTGAAIASEARAAGVDMILAPVLDLAREPRWGRIEEDFGEDPYLTGQFGLAYVQGAQGDSLASDRSVVTEPKHFAGHGSPESGLNTSPVHMGERELRTIMLKGFEPAFREGHAMSVMAAYHEIDGVPVAEDTHLFEDILRGEWGFRGFVLSDLGAIRRILEDHHTAATPNQAIVDSITAGVDMQFYDFDHATFQNAVMAGFKDGTLTGEDLDGAVGSVLRVKFKLGLFDHPFTDPTLTERVKRNPEHLAISLDSARQSMTLLKNDNHTLPLPKTLKRIALIGPNGNVARYGDYEDEKNGKHISILDGLRTLLPDTQVDFDEGTDIPQAVAKARTADIAILALGEHQGISGESFDRQTLDLPGNQEALLEAVAATGKPVVLVLENGRPLTIAWAAEHVPAILEAWYPGEFGGQAVAETLFGNNNPGGKLTITFPRSIGQVPVFYNSDPSKTGKYVDGSSQPLFLFGYGLSYTTFAFGNLAVTSPAASSNDDVIVTVNVTNTGDKPGDEVAQLYLHHDVSSVEVPNKALKGFERLHLNPGEHRTVTFHLKQSELAVWNLKHQWAVEPGSYTIMVGNSSLADLKGTFTITGNKN; from the coding sequence ATGCGTGCGAACGGTATTTTTTTTGTTTTACTTCTGGTGGCTGGCCCATTATCAGCACAGACATCCTCCGTCCAGGATTCGCAACCGCCTTACAAACAGCAAAATCTGCCTACCGAAGATCGTATTCATGATCTCGTCAGCCGCATGACTCTCGAAGAAAAAGCTCGCCAACTGGACATGTACGCAGGCGTGCCGGACCTCATCGACAAAGCGACGGACAAGACCCACGCCGCTCCCGGCGCGACATTCCAGCCCGCCCCCGCTGAAAAGCTCCTCGGCAATCTTGGCGTTGGCAGCATCCACGACCTCTATCCGAGCGCTGCGTTGGCAAACTCAATTCAGAAATGGGTCATGCAGCATTCACGTCTCGGAATTCCCGCACTCTTCATCGAAGAAGGCCTGCATGGCTACAGCGACGGAACCGTCTTCCCGGCCCCCATCAATCTCGCCGCAACCTGGAACACGAACATTGCACGCCAAACCGGAGCAGCCATCGCCTCGGAAGCGCGCGCTGCTGGCGTTGACATGATTCTCGCCCCGGTTCTCGATCTTGCCCGCGAACCCCGCTGGGGGCGCATCGAGGAGGACTTCGGCGAAGACCCCTACCTCACCGGACAATTTGGTCTCGCCTATGTGCAGGGAGCGCAGGGAGACTCACTCGCCTCCGACCGCTCGGTCGTCACCGAACCAAAACACTTCGCAGGCCATGGCTCGCCTGAGAGCGGCCTGAACACTTCGCCTGTGCACATGGGAGAACGCGAGCTTCGCACGATCATGCTCAAGGGCTTCGAGCCGGCTTTTCGCGAAGGTCATGCCATGAGCGTGATGGCCGCCTATCATGAGATCGACGGTGTGCCCGTCGCCGAAGACACTCACCTCTTTGAAGACATTCTCCGCGGAGAATGGGGCTTTCGCGGCTTCGTCCTCTCCGATCTTGGCGCCATTCGCCGCATCTTGGAAGACCACCACACCGCCGCTACACCGAATCAGGCGATTGTCGATTCCATCACCGCAGGCGTGGATATGCAGTTCTACGATTTCGACCACGCCACCTTTCAGAACGCCGTCATGGCTGGCTTCAAAGATGGAACGCTTACCGGAGAAGACTTGGACGGAGCCGTCGGTTCGGTCCTCCGCGTCAAATTCAAGCTGGGTCTCTTCGACCACCCCTTCACCGATCCGACCCTCACCGAGCGCGTCAAGCGCAACCCCGAACACCTTGCGATCTCGCTCGATTCCGCGCGGCAATCGATGACGCTGCTTAAGAATGACAACCACACGCTGCCGCTACCGAAAACACTCAAGCGAATCGCTCTCATCGGTCCCAACGGCAACGTCGCCCGCTACGGTGACTACGAAGACGAAAAGAACGGGAAGCACATCAGCATCCTCGACGGTCTGCGCACGCTCCTGCCTGACACGCAAGTTGACTTCGATGAAGGAACTGACATTCCTCAAGCAGTGGCAAAAGCGCGCACTGCCGATATAGCCATCCTTGCATTGGGCGAGCATCAGGGCATCTCCGGCGAAAGCTTTGATCGCCAGACTCTCGACCTGCCCGGCAATCAGGAAGCGCTTCTCGAGGCCGTCGCAGCGACAGGCAAGCCAGTCGTGCTCGTCCTTGAAAACGGCCGCCCGCTCACCATCGCATGGGCCGCGGAACACGTGCCCGCGATCCTCGAAGCCTGGTATCCCGGAGAATTCGGCGGCCAGGCTGTCGCCGAGACACTCTTCGGCAACAATAACCCGGGCGGCAAACTTACCATCACGTTTCCCCGCAGCATCGGACAAGTTCCGGTCTTTTATAACTCCGACCCATCCAAGACCGGCAAATATGTGGACGGAAGCAGCCAGCCTCTCTTCCTTTTCGGCTATGGGCTCAGCTACACAACCTTCGCCTTTGGCAATCTGGCAGTAACCTCGCCCGCAGCCAGCAGCAATGACGATGTAATCGTAACCGTAAATGTGACAAATACCGGAGACAAGCCTGGCGACGAAGTGGCCCAGCTTTACCTGCATCACGACGTCAGCAGCGTGGAAGTTCCCAATAAAGCGTTAAAGGGTTTCGAGCGCCTGCATCTCAACCCCGGCGAACACCGCACAGTAACTTTCCACCTCAAGCAAAGCGAACTCGCTGTCTGGAACTTGAAACACCAGTGGGCGGTCGAGCCGGGCAGCTACACGATCATGGTCGGCAATTCTTCGCTGGCCGATCTCAAAGGCACCTTCACTATCACCGGAAACAAAAATTGA